From a region of the Geothrix sp. 21YS21S-2 genome:
- a CDS encoding YeiH family protein: MEDTRLLPRIVWPLAAALTLLPWCGAATALLGGVILAVGLGNPYQALFKRWTGRLLPWSVIGLGAGMDLRVVIQAGIHGLGYTVVSISLTLALGLWLARRMGVAGNTGLLVSVGTAICGGSAIAAVAPVINAEEHETSVALGTVFLLNAAALVIFPFVGHAFRLSQEGFGLWAALAIHDTSSVVGAALSYGRQALQIAVTVKLARALWIVPVAFGIGLATKREPGAAKGKRPWFILGFLIAAALATYVPILHVPAQWVARGAKQGLVLTLFLIGAGLTPATLRKVGVRPFLHGLLLWVIIGSASLGAVLAGILK, encoded by the coding sequence GTGGAGGACACCCGGCTCCTCCCCAGAATCGTCTGGCCCCTGGCCGCCGCCCTGACCCTCCTGCCCTGGTGCGGGGCCGCCACGGCCCTCCTGGGCGGCGTCATCCTGGCCGTGGGCCTGGGCAACCCCTACCAGGCCCTCTTCAAGCGGTGGACGGGACGGCTCCTGCCGTGGTCCGTCATCGGCCTGGGGGCCGGCATGGACCTGCGGGTCGTCATCCAGGCCGGCATCCACGGCCTGGGCTACACGGTGGTGAGCATCTCCCTCACCCTGGCCCTGGGGCTCTGGCTGGCCCGGCGCATGGGCGTGGCGGGCAACACCGGCCTCCTGGTGAGCGTGGGCACCGCCATCTGCGGCGGCAGCGCCATCGCGGCGGTGGCCCCCGTCATCAACGCCGAGGAGCACGAGACCTCCGTGGCCCTGGGCACGGTCTTCCTGCTCAACGCGGCGGCCCTGGTGATCTTTCCCTTCGTGGGCCACGCCTTCCGCCTCTCCCAGGAGGGCTTCGGCCTCTGGGCGGCCCTGGCCATCCACGACACCAGCTCGGTGGTGGGCGCCGCCCTGTCCTACGGGCGGCAGGCCCTGCAGATCGCCGTCACCGTGAAGCTGGCCCGGGCCCTGTGGATCGTCCCGGTGGCCTTCGGCATCGGCCTGGCCACGAAGCGGGAGCCCGGCGCGGCCAAGGGCAAGCGCCCCTGGTTCATCCTCGGCTTCCTCATCGCGGCCGCCCTGGCCACCTATGTGCCCATCCTCCACGTCCCCGCCCAGTGGGTGGCCAGGGGCGCCAAGCAGGGCCTGGTCCTCACGCTCTTCCTCATCGGGGCCGGACTCACGCCCGCGACCCTGCGCAAGGTGGGGGTGAGGCCCTTCCTGCACGGGCTGCTGCTGTGGGTGATCATCGGCTCGGCGAGCCTGGGGGCGGTGCTTGCCGGGATCCTGAAATAG
- a CDS encoding FAD-dependent oxidoreductase, which produces MDQPKRIVIVGGVAGGASAAVRARRLSEGADIVLFERGPHVSFANCGLPYHIGGVIPERGKLLVQTPQSLMARFNLDVRVDTEVQSIDPGARTVTVRNLKTGKVREQPYDALVLSPGAEPIRPPLPGIGDPRILSLRNLDDMDRILAAMSGATRALVVGAGYIGLEMAEAFRERGLDVVLVERLDQVMAIADADMVTPLHGEIRRNGVDLRLGTSVEGFEPGPDGLVAKLSDGSEVACGLAVLAIGVRPETALARAAGLALGSTGGILVDEYMRTSDPAIWAVGDAVEVKDTVLDGPALIPLAGPANRQGRIAADNILGRPSVYKGTQGTAICKVFGLAFAITGQSEKVLRRKGVAHHKVYIHPADHATYYPGAQSMSLKLLFDAEGHILGAQAVGAAGVDKRIDVIATAMRGGLTVYDLEDSELCYAPPYGSAKDPVNMAGFVAANVLRGDTALWEPEELETLRGDQVLLDVRTLQEFQAGTIPGAVLAPVDELRDRLDDLDKGKEHLVFCQVGLRGYLAGRILSQLGYKVRNLSGGYRRYKMFAGQA; this is translated from the coding sequence ATGGACCAGCCCAAGCGCATCGTCATCGTTGGTGGAGTCGCGGGAGGCGCCTCGGCGGCCGTCCGGGCACGCCGGCTGTCCGAGGGAGCGGACATCGTCCTCTTCGAGCGGGGGCCCCACGTCTCCTTCGCCAACTGCGGCCTGCCCTACCACATCGGCGGGGTCATCCCCGAGCGGGGCAAACTCCTGGTCCAGACACCCCAGAGCCTCATGGCCCGGTTCAACCTGGACGTGCGGGTGGACACCGAGGTCCAGTCCATCGACCCCGGGGCCCGCACGGTGACCGTGCGCAACCTGAAGACCGGCAAGGTGCGGGAGCAGCCCTACGACGCCCTGGTCCTGAGCCCCGGCGCCGAGCCGATCCGGCCGCCCCTGCCGGGCATCGGGGACCCGCGGATCCTCTCCCTTCGCAACCTGGACGACATGGACCGCATCCTGGCCGCCATGTCGGGCGCCACCCGGGCCCTGGTGGTGGGCGCGGGGTACATCGGCCTGGAGATGGCCGAGGCGTTCCGGGAGCGGGGCCTGGACGTGGTCCTGGTGGAGAGGCTGGACCAGGTCATGGCCATCGCTGACGCCGACATGGTCACGCCTTTGCACGGGGAAATCCGGCGCAACGGCGTGGACCTGCGCCTGGGCACGTCGGTGGAAGGCTTCGAGCCGGGCCCGGACGGCCTGGTGGCGAAGCTCTCCGACGGTTCCGAGGTGGCCTGCGGGCTGGCCGTGCTGGCCATCGGCGTGCGCCCGGAGACCGCCCTGGCCCGCGCCGCCGGGCTGGCCCTGGGCTCCACCGGGGGGATCCTGGTGGACGAATACATGCGAACCAGCGACCCCGCCATCTGGGCCGTGGGCGACGCCGTGGAGGTGAAGGACACCGTCCTGGACGGGCCCGCCCTCATCCCCCTGGCCGGCCCCGCCAACCGCCAGGGCCGCATCGCCGCCGACAACATCCTCGGGCGGCCCAGCGTCTACAAGGGCACCCAGGGCACGGCCATCTGCAAGGTCTTCGGCCTGGCTTTCGCCATCACGGGCCAGTCCGAGAAGGTGCTCCGGCGCAAGGGCGTGGCCCACCACAAGGTCTACATCCACCCCGCCGACCACGCCACCTACTACCCCGGCGCGCAGAGCATGTCCCTCAAGCTCCTGTTCGACGCCGAGGGCCACATCCTGGGCGCCCAGGCCGTGGGGGCCGCGGGCGTCGACAAGCGCATCGACGTCATCGCCACCGCCATGCGCGGGGGGCTGACGGTCTACGATCTGGAGGATTCCGAGCTCTGCTACGCCCCGCCCTACGGCAGCGCCAAGGACCCGGTGAACATGGCCGGGTTCGTGGCCGCCAACGTCCTGCGCGGGGACACCGCGCTCTGGGAGCCCGAGGAGCTGGAAACGCTGCGCGGGGACCAGGTGCTGCTGGACGTGCGCACCCTCCAGGAGTTCCAGGCCGGCACCATCCCCGGGGCCGTCCTGGCCCCCGTGGACGAATTGAGGGACCGCCTGGACGACCTGGACAAGGGCAAGGAGCACCTGGTCTTCTGCCAGGTGGGCCTGCGGGGCTACCTCGCCGGGCGGATCCTGTCGCAGCTGGGCTACAAGGTGCGCAACCTCTCCGGCGGCTACAGGCGCTACAAGATGTTCGCGGGCCAGGCCTGA
- a CDS encoding iron-sulfur cluster assembly scaffold protein has product MRKVLPSSIGFRLVPGNFSPMKGADRHGRAQEGGCGHAMDLWLKLEDGRVAAGSFTTDGCESFVICGSLVAHLVQGRTLAEAAALDVEDVLEALGDSDDASYHSAELALGALKAALG; this is encoded by the coding sequence ATGCGCAAGGTGCTTCCCTCCTCCATCGGCTTCCGGCTGGTCCCCGGCAATTTCTCCCCCATGAAAGGGGCGGACCGGCATGGGAGGGCCCAGGAGGGCGGCTGTGGCCACGCCATGGACCTATGGCTGAAGCTGGAGGACGGCCGGGTCGCCGCCGGGAGCTTCACCACGGACGGCTGCGAGTCCTTCGTCATCTGCGGCAGCCTGGTGGCCCACCTGGTACAAGGCCGTACCCTGGCGGAGGCCGCCGCCCTGGACGTCGAGGACGTCCTGGAAGCCCTGGGCGACAGCGACGACGCCTCCTACCATTCGGCGGAGCTGGCGCTGGGCGCGCTCAAGGCGGCGCTGGGTTAG
- a CDS encoding alpha/beta hydrolase produces the protein MNRHLLLVMLALAGTGCTHTTLARRLVRAPNLQSAPSLQSTALASAFTDVSVPSRTPGVLLNAQVVEPGDWHLSYSCSVEKTKKAFEANLQMSFDKPDFFMARPKGTVILLHGYRQQKEQMLPWALSLAQQGFRCVMVDLRGHGGSSGEWIGFGAFEVEDMRSVLEALVARRLVAGRTGVIGVSLGASVALQWAGADPRIATVVAIEPFADPQSAIGTMVHAFPPFRRLLWWASESTIRKAIQEAPGKAGFTWAEVDVPKAAAAVNGPILFIHGADDAMVPPDHSRRLSAGAPAGSRLLIVPGEDHISLALRLQPLDGIVHAWFNQNLAESAPAPDGEATSGRPVPPPAPGPRPPG, from the coding sequence ATGAACCGTCATCTCCTGCTCGTGATGCTCGCCCTGGCTGGCACCGGGTGCACCCATACCACCCTGGCCCGGCGGTTGGTCCGGGCACCGAATCTTCAATCGGCGCCGTCCCTCCAATCGACCGCCTTGGCCAGTGCCTTCACGGACGTGTCGGTGCCCAGCCGAACGCCCGGGGTTCTCCTGAATGCGCAGGTCGTCGAGCCCGGAGACTGGCATCTCTCCTACAGCTGTTCCGTGGAGAAGACGAAGAAGGCGTTCGAAGCCAACCTCCAGATGTCCTTCGACAAACCCGACTTCTTCATGGCCCGGCCCAAGGGGACCGTGATCCTTCTGCACGGGTACCGGCAGCAGAAGGAGCAGATGCTCCCTTGGGCCCTCTCGCTGGCCCAGCAGGGTTTTCGATGCGTGATGGTGGATCTCAGGGGGCATGGAGGGTCGTCGGGGGAATGGATCGGCTTCGGCGCCTTCGAGGTGGAGGACATGCGGTCCGTCCTGGAAGCCCTGGTCGCGCGCCGGCTGGTGGCGGGGAGAACAGGCGTGATCGGGGTGTCGCTGGGAGCCAGCGTGGCGCTCCAGTGGGCCGGGGCCGATCCCAGGATCGCCACGGTTGTCGCCATCGAGCCCTTTGCGGACCCCCAATCCGCGATCGGGACCATGGTCCACGCCTTCCCTCCTTTCAGGCGGCTGCTCTGGTGGGCGTCGGAGAGTACGATCCGGAAGGCCATCCAGGAGGCACCCGGGAAGGCCGGATTCACCTGGGCCGAGGTGGATGTGCCGAAGGCCGCGGCGGCCGTCAACGGCCCCATCCTGTTCATTCACGGGGCGGACGATGCGATGGTTCCGCCGGACCACAGCCGCCGGTTGAGTGCGGGTGCCCCGGCCGGAAGCCGACTGCTCATCGTTCCGGGGGAGGACCACATCTCGTTGGCCCTTCGGCTTCAACCCCTGGATGGGATTGTTCACGCCTGGTTCAATCAGAACCTGGCGGAAAGCGCGCCGGCCCCGGACGGGGAGGCTACTTCGGGGCGGCCGGTTCCCCCGCCTGCACCTGGTCCCCGTCCGCCAGGGTGA
- a CDS encoding efflux RND transporter periplasmic adaptor subunit, with the protein MSNDPTFSRFRLGGIAILLVSASAIAVLWGVQRTGVRHEARRLRSDQEAGPRVRVALAGGDGDARTLELSGEALPYLSTTVYSKVAGFLREIRVDKGSPVKKGQVIAVIESTEVDSDFQALKADARNKRSYAGRLRQLGAQGIVSARDQDDAEAAARIAEEKLASQGVLQGYRNVTAPFAGVVTQRFADPGALIQNASNSTSSQPLVSLAQVDHLRVAFYLDQQVASRIRVGQELTVRPADRPDLARAVKVARFSGALDPRTRTLLAEADLDNRDGAFVAGGAVRLSLGLARESGRLEIPSEAVLLKAERTYAAVVGPDSRVVLRPVVLGEDSGSRVRVLAGLKAGEKVVLNPSVTLADGDQVQAGEPAAPK; encoded by the coding sequence ATGAGCAACGATCCGACCTTCTCCCGTTTCCGCCTGGGCGGCATCGCCATCCTGCTGGTGAGCGCCTCCGCCATCGCCGTGCTGTGGGGCGTGCAGCGCACCGGTGTTCGCCACGAGGCCCGGCGCCTGCGCTCGGACCAGGAGGCCGGTCCCCGCGTGCGGGTGGCCCTGGCCGGGGGGGACGGCGACGCCCGCACCCTGGAACTGTCCGGAGAGGCCCTGCCCTACCTCTCCACCACCGTCTATTCCAAGGTGGCCGGCTTCCTGCGCGAGATCCGGGTGGACAAGGGCTCCCCGGTGAAGAAGGGCCAGGTGATCGCGGTGATCGAGTCCACCGAGGTGGACAGCGACTTCCAGGCCCTCAAGGCCGACGCCCGGAACAAGCGGAGCTATGCCGGGCGCCTGCGCCAGCTGGGCGCCCAGGGCATCGTCAGCGCCCGGGACCAGGACGACGCGGAGGCCGCGGCCCGCATCGCCGAGGAGAAGCTGGCCAGCCAGGGCGTGCTGCAGGGCTACCGCAACGTCACGGCCCCCTTCGCCGGCGTGGTGACCCAGCGCTTCGCCGACCCCGGCGCCCTCATCCAGAACGCCAGCAACAGCACGTCCTCCCAGCCCCTGGTCTCCCTGGCCCAGGTGGACCACCTGCGGGTGGCATTCTACCTGGACCAGCAGGTGGCCTCCCGGATCCGGGTGGGCCAGGAGCTCACCGTGCGCCCCGCGGACCGCCCCGACCTGGCCCGCGCCGTCAAGGTGGCGCGCTTCTCGGGCGCCCTGGATCCCCGCACCCGCACGCTGCTGGCCGAGGCCGACCTGGACAACCGGGACGGCGCCTTCGTGGCCGGCGGCGCCGTGCGGCTCAGCCTGGGTCTCGCCAGGGAGTCCGGGAGGCTGGAGATCCCTTCCGAAGCCGTGCTCCTGAAGGCGGAACGGACCTACGCGGCCGTGGTGGGCCCGGATTCCCGGGTGGTCCTGCGTCCCGTGGTGCTGGGCGAGGACTCGGGCTCCCGGGTGCGCGTCCTGGCCGGCCTCAAGGCGGGTGAGAAGGTGGTGCTGAACCCTTCCGTCACCCTGGCGGACGGGGACCAGGTGCAGGCGGGGGAACCGGCCGCCCCGAAGTAG
- a CDS encoding efflux RND transporter permease subunit has product MWIVRLALRRPYTIAVMCMLFLLMGALSMRRMPVDIFPAIDIPVVTVVWSYSGLSPEEMERRVVNVSERAMSTTVNGIERIESQSIQGVGVLRVYFQPGTDIGGAIAQIGSVTNAILRILPPGMTPPNIIQFNASNVPVVQLTARSETLSEQQIYDHSLNFIRIRLFTIPGLSTPAPFGGRGRQISVDIDPAKLAARGLGPADVVTAVSSENVIVPAGLARLGARELPILTNSNPSRIEDLRNIPLKLVNGSPVYLRDVAQVYDGFTDQTNIVRINGNRATYLAILKKADASTLAVVDAAKEMLPVIKAAAPKGLELNFDFDQSQFVRGAISDVVKEGFMASLLVSLMILFFLGSWRAMLLVCTSIPLAIFAGIIGLKVSGQTMNIMTLGGLSLAIGMLVDDATVEVENIHRNQAMGKPLTVAILDGASQIAVPAIVATLAICIVFFPVVLLVGPAKYLFTPLAMAVVYSMLASYLLSRTLVPTLARMLLEHDHHAPGTRLGRFNAWRERGFTRFQDAYGRLLDRVLHHRVFVLGLAVAFAVLSVGLLGVLGRDFFPAVDVGLMKLHVRAPSGTRLEETERVIAQVEDAVRDLVPARELATINSNIGVPSAFNMGFIPTDNVTSQDADVSISLKHGHRPTAAYMKALREELPRRFPGVGFYFQSADIVSQVLNFGIPAAIDVQVEGPNLAASAEVARRLEAGMRQVPGAVDVRLKQVVNAPGYRVDVDRLRAAQLGLNQQAVANGLLVSLSGNGQLAPSYYLDPVTGVNYTVAVKTPLSRMATPRDLMATPFSLPGGSALLQTTTFQGAGPASQPPSEPLSNFASLNRINVASEINHYTVQRVLDVMAGVEGRDLGSVVGDIRTRIRDLGPLPPNTRIRIRGQSEVMVEAFVNLAGGLVIAIALVYLLMAVLYQSWLDPFIILFAVPGALVGILWMLAFTGTTLNVESLMGAIMAVGIATSNSILLVSFANDVRVAHPEMTALEAAFAAGRTRLRPVLMTALAMILGMVPMALALGEAGSQNAPLGRAVIGGLLMATVVTLFIVPVVYSLFRKKPPTAHLLDEKFHTEQQGSEA; this is encoded by the coding sequence ATGTGGATCGTCCGGCTCGCCCTGCGCCGTCCCTACACCATCGCCGTCATGTGCATGCTCTTCCTCCTCATGGGCGCGCTCTCCATGCGGCGCATGCCGGTGGACATCTTCCCGGCCATCGACATCCCCGTGGTCACGGTGGTGTGGAGCTATTCCGGCCTGAGCCCCGAGGAGATGGAACGCCGGGTGGTCAACGTGAGCGAACGGGCCATGTCCACCACGGTCAACGGCATCGAGCGCATCGAGTCCCAGAGCATCCAGGGGGTGGGGGTCCTGCGGGTGTACTTCCAGCCGGGCACCGACATCGGCGGGGCCATCGCCCAGATCGGCTCGGTGACCAACGCCATCCTGCGCATCCTGCCCCCGGGCATGACGCCCCCCAACATCATCCAGTTCAACGCCAGCAACGTGCCCGTGGTGCAGCTGACCGCGCGCAGCGAGACCCTCTCCGAGCAGCAGATCTACGACCACTCCCTCAACTTCATCCGCATCCGGCTCTTCACCATCCCGGGGCTGTCCACGCCGGCGCCCTTCGGCGGCAGGGGCCGCCAGATCTCGGTGGACATCGACCCCGCCAAGCTCGCGGCCCGGGGCCTCGGCCCCGCCGACGTGGTGACCGCCGTCTCCTCGGAGAACGTCATCGTCCCCGCGGGCCTGGCGCGCCTGGGCGCGCGCGAGCTGCCCATCCTCACCAACTCGAACCCCTCGAGGATCGAGGACCTCAGGAACATCCCCCTCAAGCTGGTGAACGGGTCGCCCGTGTACCTGCGGGACGTGGCCCAGGTGTACGACGGCTTCACGGACCAGACCAACATCGTGCGCATCAACGGGAACCGGGCCACCTACCTGGCCATCCTCAAGAAGGCCGACGCCAGCACCCTGGCGGTGGTGGACGCGGCGAAGGAGATGCTGCCCGTCATCAAGGCCGCCGCGCCCAAGGGCCTGGAGCTGAACTTCGACTTCGACCAGAGCCAGTTCGTGCGCGGGGCCATCTCGGACGTGGTGAAGGAGGGCTTCATGGCCTCCCTGCTGGTGTCGCTGATGATCCTGTTCTTCCTGGGGTCCTGGCGGGCCATGCTGCTGGTGTGCACCAGCATCCCGCTGGCCATCTTCGCGGGCATCATCGGCCTGAAGGTCTCGGGCCAGACCATGAACATCATGACCCTGGGCGGCCTGAGCCTGGCCATCGGCATGCTGGTGGACGACGCCACGGTGGAGGTGGAGAACATCCACCGCAACCAGGCCATGGGCAAGCCGCTGACGGTGGCCATCCTGGACGGCGCCAGCCAGATCGCGGTGCCGGCCATCGTGGCCACCCTGGCGATCTGCATCGTGTTCTTCCCGGTGGTGCTGCTGGTGGGGCCGGCGAAGTACCTCTTCACGCCCCTGGCCATGGCGGTGGTCTATTCCATGCTGGCCTCGTACCTCCTCTCCCGCACCCTGGTGCCCACCCTGGCCCGCATGCTGCTGGAGCACGACCACCACGCCCCCGGGACCCGCCTGGGGCGCTTCAACGCCTGGCGCGAGCGGGGCTTCACGCGCTTCCAGGACGCCTACGGGCGGCTCCTGGACCGGGTCCTGCACCACCGGGTCTTCGTGCTGGGCCTGGCGGTGGCCTTCGCCGTCCTCAGCGTGGGCCTGCTGGGGGTGCTCGGGCGGGACTTCTTCCCGGCCGTGGACGTGGGCCTCATGAAGCTCCACGTGCGCGCGCCCTCGGGCACGCGCCTGGAGGAGACCGAGCGCGTCATCGCCCAGGTGGAGGACGCGGTGCGCGACCTGGTGCCGGCCCGGGAGCTGGCCACCATCAACAGCAATATCGGCGTGCCCAGCGCCTTCAACATGGGCTTCATCCCCACCGACAACGTCACCAGCCAGGACGCGGACGTCTCCATCTCCCTCAAGCACGGGCACCGGCCCACCGCCGCCTACATGAAGGCCCTTCGGGAGGAGCTCCCCAGGCGCTTCCCGGGCGTCGGCTTCTACTTCCAGTCCGCCGACATCGTGAGCCAGGTGCTCAATTTCGGCATCCCCGCCGCCATCGACGTGCAGGTGGAGGGCCCCAACCTGGCCGCCAGCGCCGAGGTGGCCCGGCGCCTGGAGGCCGGCATGCGGCAGGTGCCGGGCGCCGTGGACGTGCGGCTCAAGCAGGTGGTGAACGCCCCGGGCTACCGGGTGGACGTGGACCGCCTGCGCGCGGCCCAGCTGGGCCTGAACCAGCAGGCCGTGGCCAACGGCCTCCTGGTCTCGCTCTCGGGCAACGGCCAGCTGGCGCCGTCCTACTACCTGGACCCCGTCACGGGCGTGAACTACACCGTGGCGGTCAAGACCCCCCTGTCCCGCATGGCGACCCCGCGGGACCTCATGGCCACGCCCTTCAGCCTCCCGGGGGGCTCGGCCCTGTTGCAGACCACGACGTTCCAGGGCGCCGGGCCCGCCTCGCAGCCGCCCTCGGAGCCCCTGTCCAACTTCGCCTCCCTCAACAGGATCAACGTCGCCAGCGAGATCAACCACTACACCGTGCAGCGCGTGCTGGACGTCATGGCGGGCGTGGAGGGCCGCGACCTGGGCTCCGTGGTGGGCGACATCCGGACCCGGATCCGCGACCTCGGCCCCCTGCCCCCCAACACCCGGATCCGCATCCGCGGCCAGTCCGAGGTGATGGTGGAGGCCTTCGTGAACCTGGCGGGGGGCCTGGTCATCGCCATCGCCCTGGTGTACCTCCTGATGGCCGTGCTCTACCAGAGCTGGCTGGACCCCTTCATCATCCTCTTCGCCGTGCCGGGCGCCCTGGTGGGGATCCTCTGGATGCTGGCCTTCACGGGCACCACCCTGAACGTGGAGTCCCTCATGGGCGCCATCATGGCCGTGGGCATCGCCACGTCGAACTCCATCCTCCTGGTGAGCTTCGCCAACGACGTGCGCGTGGCCCATCCGGAGATGACCGCCCTGGAGGCGGCCTTCGCCGCAGGGCGGACCCGGCTGCGCCCGGTGCTCATGACCGCCCTGGCCATGATCCTGGGCATGGTCCCCATGGCGCTGGCCCTGGGCGAGGCCGGCAGCCAGAACGCGCCCCTGGGCCGGGCCGTCATCGGCGGGCTCCTGATGGCCACGGTGGTGACGCTGTTCATCGTGCCGGTGGTCTACAGCCTCTTCCGCAAGAAGCCCCCCACGGCCCACCTCCTGGACGAAAAGTTCCACACCGAGCAGCAAGGAAGTGAAGCATGA
- a CDS encoding MarR family winged helix-turn-helix transcriptional regulator, producing MLSVVRSRLRQVTWRLLAPHGITPQQYQVLRVLSDAPGLCHGQLAGALGLDKPTATRMVQALVRKGWVEVLAHPSHGRKTRLELSAGGRAKVDSLVGFRTAVREGLEAGLDDGERKAVRALLHKLKNNLDHLDGAPSDLR from the coding sequence ATGCTCTCCGTCGTCCGGAGCCGCCTCCGGCAGGTGACGTGGCGCCTGCTGGCCCCGCACGGGATAACGCCCCAGCAGTACCAGGTGCTGCGGGTGCTCTCGGACGCGCCGGGCCTCTGCCACGGCCAGCTGGCCGGGGCGCTGGGGCTGGACAAGCCCACCGCCACCCGCATGGTCCAGGCGCTCGTGCGCAAGGGCTGGGTGGAGGTGCTGGCCCACCCCAGCCACGGGCGCAAGACGCGCCTGGAGCTGAGCGCCGGGGGGCGGGCCAAGGTGGACAGCCTCGTGGGGTTCCGGACCGCCGTCCGGGAGGGCCTCGAAGCGGGCCTGGACGATGGGGAGCGCAAGGCCGTGCGGGCGCTCCTCCACAAGCTGAAGAACAACCTGGACCACCTGGACGGGGCCCCGTCCGATCTGAGGTAA
- a CDS encoding caspase family protein has product MLRFRALALLLVTSLALAQQSADRAIAIRPPAQPQDEPRIALVIGNSAYREGPLRNPVNDGRAMAEALRSCGFQVDLVLDADRAGMSAAVREFGRKIAGGGVGLFYFAGHGMAVRGSNYLIPVGADIAAEHEVPVQALDVAFILGWMEAARNRLNILVLDACRNNPFARTFRSSSRGLAQMDAPAGSFVAYATAPGSTANDGLGGNGLYTQHLLEALREPGQTVEQVFKRVRVGVKRDSGDQQIPWDSSSLTGEFLFRPGSAPAPLAAPARPLPAASPRQGGLQVAVEAPEAKVYLDGEFKGTAGPGAPLDLPGLVPGESLLLVEAPGHIASRQNIRIEAGAWLRAAPVLRKAMRLTVYRRPNTINFALGNYEVWLDGRKAAILKNDGYVDLVIPAGRHTLNVQQEASEYGVTVEIDEPRKLARFFRVWKANFKASPPEFTEVDEATWKQEAVRFKSRPMALLPEAAPPRR; this is encoded by the coding sequence ATGCTCCGCTTCCGGGCCCTGGCCTTGCTCCTGGTCACGTCCCTGGCCCTCGCCCAGCAATCGGCCGATCGGGCAATTGCCATCCGGCCCCCGGCTCAGCCGCAGGATGAACCGCGCATCGCCCTGGTGATCGGCAACAGCGCCTACCGGGAGGGGCCCCTGCGGAACCCCGTCAACGACGGCCGGGCCATGGCGGAGGCCTTGCGCTCCTGCGGCTTCCAGGTCGATCTCGTCCTGGACGCCGACCGGGCCGGAATGTCCGCGGCCGTGCGCGAATTCGGCCGGAAGATCGCCGGAGGCGGCGTCGGCCTGTTCTATTTCGCGGGCCACGGCATGGCCGTGCGGGGCTCCAACTACCTGATCCCCGTGGGGGCCGACATCGCCGCGGAGCACGAGGTGCCGGTGCAGGCCCTGGACGTGGCCTTCATCCTGGGCTGGATGGAGGCGGCCCGGAACCGGCTGAACATCCTCGTCCTGGACGCCTGCCGGAACAACCCCTTCGCCCGGACCTTCCGGTCCTCCAGCCGGGGGCTGGCCCAGATGGACGCGCCCGCCGGCAGCTTCGTCGCCTACGCCACGGCCCCGGGCAGCACGGCCAACGACGGGCTGGGCGGGAACGGCCTGTACACCCAGCACCTCCTGGAGGCGCTCCGGGAGCCCGGCCAGACCGTGGAGCAGGTCTTCAAGCGGGTGCGGGTGGGGGTCAAGCGGGACTCCGGGGATCAGCAGATCCCCTGGGACAGCAGCTCGCTCACGGGGGAATTCCTCTTCCGCCCCGGTTCGGCCCCGGCGCCCCTCGCGGCTCCGGCGAGGCCCCTGCCGGCCGCCTCCCCCCGGCAGGGCGGCCTCCAAGTGGCCGTGGAGGCGCCCGAGGCCAAGGTCTACCTGGACGGCGAGTTCAAGGGGACCGCGGGCCCCGGTGCGCCGCTGGACCTCCCGGGCCTGGTCCCGGGCGAGTCCCTCCTGCTGGTGGAAGCCCCGGGGCACATCGCATCCCGGCAGAACATCCGGATCGAGGCCGGCGCCTGGCTCCGGGCGGCCCCGGTCCTCCGGAAGGCCATGAGGCTGACCGTCTACCGGCGGCCCAACACCATCAACTTCGCGCTGGGCAACTACGAGGTCTGGCTGGACGGCCGGAAGGCGGCGATCCTCAAGAACGACGGCTACGTGGACCTGGTGATCCCGGCGGGCCGGCACACCCTGAACGTCCAGCAGGAGGCCAGCGAGTACGGCGTCACCGTGGAAATCGACGAACCCCGGAAGCTGGCGCGGTTCTTCCGGGTGTGGAAGGCCAACTTCAAGGCCAGCCCGCCGGAGTTCACCGAAGTGGACGAGGCCACCTGGAAACAGGAGGCCGTCCGGTTCAAGAGCCGCCCCATGGCGCTGCTCCCGGAGGCCGCTCCGCCCAGGCGATGA
- a CDS encoding thioesterase family protein — MENAHAPYELSLDVLPEDIDQLNHVNNVVYLRWVQEAAIAHWTAKASREAQEALFWVVVRHEIDYKRPALPGDAIIARTWVGPASQRTFERNTEILRAGDRTLLARARTLWCPMDLRTGRPTHVSDEVRAAFSVEPAAGI, encoded by the coding sequence ATGGAAAACGCCCACGCCCCCTATGAACTGTCCCTGGACGTCCTGCCCGAGGACATCGACCAGCTCAACCACGTGAACAACGTCGTGTACCTGCGCTGGGTGCAGGAGGCCGCCATCGCCCACTGGACCGCCAAGGCCTCCCGGGAGGCCCAGGAGGCGCTCTTCTGGGTGGTGGTGCGCCACGAGATCGACTACAAGCGCCCGGCCCTGCCGGGCGACGCCATCATCGCCCGCACCTGGGTGGGCCCGGCCAGCCAACGCACGTTCGAGCGCAACACGGAGATCCTCCGGGCCGGCGACCGCACCCTCCTGGCCCGGGCCCGCACCCTCTGGTGCCCCATGGACCTGCGCACCGGCCGGCCCACCCACGTGAGCGACGAGGTGCGGGCGGCCTTCTCCGTGGAGCCGGCGGCCGGGATCTGA